CGGTCGCCATCCTGATGTCGTTTATCGCCATGTACTACATCGGCGTCGGCTCGAACATCATGTCTTTAGGCGGGATCGCCATTGCGATTGGCGCCATGATCGATGCTGCCATCATCATGGTCGAGAACGCCCACACGCGGCTGGAGGAGTGGGAGAAGGAGGGACGCCCGATCGACCGAACCCGCCTCTTGATCGAAGCGGCCCAACAGGTGGGGCGTCCGCTCTTCTTTTCATTGCTCATCATCACGGTCTCCTTCCTGCCTGTCTTCACCCTGCAGGCCCAGGAGGGCCGCCTCTTCCGTCCCCTGGCCTATACAAAGACCTTCTCCATGTTCTTTGCGGCCTTCCTCGCGGTCACGCTTGGTCCACTTCTCATGGTCCTACTTATCCGGGGAAAGATTCAGCCGGAGGAGAAGAACCCGATTAATCGATTCCTGATCTGGGCCTACCAGCCAGTGGTCCACCTGGCGCTCAGGTGGAAAAAGACCGTCCTCGTCACGGCTCTTCTTGCCATGGCGGCTACTGTGCCGATTTTCCTGAAATTTGGCTCGGAGTTCATGCCACCCCTGTACGAAGGGACCCTCCTGTACATGCCGACTGCCCTGCCTGGGGCCTCAATCACGCAGGTGTCTCAGCTCATCCAGGTCCAGGACCGAATCATCAAACATTTTCCGGAGGTCGAATCGGTCTTCGCCAAAGGGGGGCGCTCCACCAGCGCCACCGACCCGGCCCCCCTGGAGATGATCGAGACCGTGATCAACCTGAAGCCGGAAGAAGCATGGCGGAAGGGGATGACCGTTGAGAAACTGATCGACGAGATGGATACAGCGCTCCAACTTCCCGGCGTGAGTAATGCCTGGACGATGCCGATCAAGGCCAGGACCGACATGCTCAGCACGGGTATCCGAACCCCGGTCGGGATCAAGGTGCTCGGGCCGAAGCTTGAAACGATCCAGAGCATCGGCCTGGAGATCGAGACCGCGCTCAAAAATGTTCGTGGCACGCGGAATGTGCTTGCCGAGCGCGTGGCCGGCGGCTACTACCTCGATTTTGAGATCAAACGGGATGAGATTGCCCGCTATGGCTTGACGGTAGCCGACGTAGAAGACGTCATCGAGACGGCTGTCGGCGGCCGGGCCGTCACCACGACGATCGAGGGACGGGAGCGGTTTCCGGTCAACATCCGCTATTTCCGAGGGCTGCGGGACAGCATGGACGGCCTCAAGCGGGTTCTGGTCTCGACGCCGATGGGCGCCCAGGTCCCGATTACGCAACTCGTTGATCTCAAGCTGTCAACCGGCACCACCCTGATCCGTAGCGAGGCCGCCGAGCTGGTTGGCTACGTATATGTCGACGTCGCCGACCGGGATATCGGCAGCTATGTCGCAGATGCCCAGCGGGTGGTGGCCGAGCAGGTGAAGCTTCCCCAGGGGTATCACCTGCTCTGGAGCGGGCAGTTTGAGTATATGGAGCGTGCCAAGGAGCGGCTGAAGGTTGTCATCCCGCTCACCCTACTGATCGTGTTCGTGCTGCTCTACTTCAACACGGCGAGTGTCACCAAGGTCTTCATCGTGTTGCTCGCCGTTCCGTTCTCTCTTATCGGTGCCTTCTGGCTCGTCTATCTCTTGGGATATAATCTGAGCGTGGCGGTCTGGGTCGGGATCATCGCCCTTGCCGGCGTAGATGCCGAAACGGGAGTCATCATGCTCCTGTACCTGGATCATGCATTCGAGAAGCGGCGCGACGCAGGGCGCATGCGGACCATCGCGGATCTTCAGGAGGCGATCAGCGAGGGAGCGGTGAGGCGGATCCGCCCGAAGATGATGACCGTCATGGCGATCCTGATGGGGTTGCTTCCGATCATGTGGAGTCATGGGGCCGGAGCCGACGTGATGAAGCGGATCGCGGCGCCGATGATCGGCGGAGTCGTGACGTCATTTATCCTTGAGCTGCTTGTGTATCCGGTCATCTTCGAGGTGTGGCGCGGCCGGCAGCTCACACGAACCGGCGCGACACAGACTCTTCACGAGGGGGAACGCTAGAGGTGGAACTGTGGCAAACGAAGAGAACACGGGAGCGAGCACGCCGGAGCCGGATGCGCCCGAAACGATCGAGCGGCTGAAAGCGATCGTCCGGGAGCACCGCGTCTGCTGGGAGGTGTGGCCTGAGCAGCTTGCAGGGGGCGGCTCTCGGCCGTTACAGGTGGGCTTCGATCTGGTGTTGAACGGGGCGCATGCCCATGATACAGATCGACCGTCGCCGGGTTGCAAGAAGTGTCAGACGATTTTCGAGCATCTTCGCGAGATTGCGGAGTGGATCGTACCCAAGGTCGAGCGTCCCTCCCGATACGACATCCAGATCTTCGACCACGCGATTCATTTCGCTTCCGAGCGACGCAATAGGCCGGATGTCGCGCTGACGATTAAGATCCTTCACCGCTCGGAGATCGACAGACCGGTAGATGAATGCGAAGTGATCTGCCTCAACGAGATGAAGGAAAAACTTGCCCAGATCGGCGCTCAGCACCGGCAATGGTCAGATTGACCGACGAGCCAACCACCGCCTGCCGATTCTGTGGAACCTTTCACCTCCCTTCACGCTTTAGCTAACGAAGGGAGGTGAGATACCATGCCAGGAGCAGAGTTCAACGTGGATCTCCTCGTCTACACGAGCCTGATCACATTAGGATTTGTCACGTTCGTGCTTGGCTTCGTGTGGGGCTTTGCCAAGTTCATACTCCCACTGTGGCTGGAGGAAAAGGCGCCGCGGGCTGGGAAGCTGAGGCTGGTTCAAGGGCTCCGTAAGGCAGCCTAAACGCTGCAGGCTCGAAATCGGGAAGGGCCGGCGCGTAGCGTGGCCTACGCTGGCCCTTCTTCCAGTCTCTATGAATAGAGAGGCCCTTACCTCGAGGTCTGGTCAAATCATCTGACAATCCCGGCATTGAGATCAACCTTCTTGTCGAAGCACACGACACCGGATGCTCTGCCTCCAGGAAGGCGGTAAGATCTTCTGCAGCGGCGTAGGCTTGTATCTATCTCCCCGACCGATTGCAGTCTCGCCGGTCCGCTATCAAAGAACCCCCAACGCCAACTGCCAGGATCGCGAGGACCACTATCAGTAGGTAGAGGTTGAAGTGCTTGCCGAGAATGAGCTTCAACGCTTCGGCAAGCAGCATCTTGACACCCACGACCAACAGGACCAGGGCGAGTGCAGCCTTGAGGTAGCGGAACTGCGTCACCATCCCGGCCAATGCAAAGTAGAGGGACCGCAGACCGAGGATCGCGAAGACGTTGCTGGTGAAAACCAGGAACGGGTCGCCCGTGATGGCAAAGATCGCCGGAATCGAGTCAACCGCAAAGATCACGTCAGTCGTCTCGACCATGACGAGCGCCAGCGCCAGAGGCGTGAGGAGTAGCGTCCCCGGGCAGGCCTTTTCCACCACCTCGTCCGGCTTTGCGGGCATACCGGGATCTCGCTTTCGTACGATGCCGGTGCCCCGACGCGAACAATGAAATGCTCGCCGTGGAACCTGGCCGTCACCGGGAACAACCGCCGCGTCAACCGGACCACCACGGTCTTATTCGGATCGGTGTGTTCGGCCTTCAGGAACAGCATCTTGATTGCGGTCACGATCAGGAAGGCGGCGAAGATATATAAGACCCAATGAAACTCGGCGATCAGCCTTGCTCCGAGGGCGATCATGACGCCGCGCAGGACCAGTGCGCCCAGGATACCCCAGAACAGCACGCGATGTTGATAGAGCGGCGGCACCGCAAAGAAGTTGAAGATCATCGCGATGACGAAGATATTATCTACACTGAGCGACTTCTCGACAACGTAGCCGGTCAGGTACTTCTCCGTTGCCGTCGAACCGTCGTTTGGCAATCCATCAACGGGATCAGCGACGGTACTAAGGCCGAACCACTGCCCCTCGTACGTAAAGTACACGAATACGGCAAAGGCCAACCCCATGGCGAGCCACACCCCGGACCAGGCGATGGCCTCCTTGACTGTGACGACATGGGCCTTGCGATGAAAGACGCCGAGGTCCAGTGCCAGCATGAGCAGAACGAACGCGATGAATCCTAGCCATACCCAGCTCATGTCGCGAATACCTTCGTCCGAATCTTAAGCCGTCTTGTGAACCAATACCCTGTGAACGCTGCTACGGCCGGCACCTTCAGGGGCAGGTCAGTCGAAAGGATTGTCGGGCTGGCCCGATCGGCCGACCGTTTCGGCGGGGCCGCGCATATCAGGCCACCTTGACTCCTATTGCTGCTTGGATGGAGATGAACTCCCCCAGATTATCCATTGTCACCAGACCAACCAACCTGCCGTCGTGCGTCACGGGTAGCGTGTGACAATCACAGGCGTGGAGGCGTGCGAATGCCGTCTCCAGCATGTCGGACGAGTCGATGAGTTGGAAATCCCGGCGCATCACCTCGGCGACGGGCACTGCCTGCCCCTCCGAAGCTAGCGCCGCCAGCAGATCACTCCGCATCAGTATGCCCTCCACGCGATCGCCTTCTACGACAGGGAAGTCCTGCTGCGAACCCGCAAGGATCAACTCGACGGCCCGTGCCAGGGGGTCGTGCGCGGACAGCGTACGGAAGTCAGTGAGCATGGCCCGTTCGATAGGGATGCCGCCGAAAGCCGACTTCATCTGCGCCATGCTGGCTTCCTGGCCTGCGCCGATCCACACGAAGAGCGCGATGAAGAGCAGGAACGGATTGCTGAACAGGCCGATGAATCCGAACAGCACCGCGATGCCCTGGCCGAGTCCGGCGGCGACCTGGGTCGCGCGGGTGTACTCCATACGCATCGCGAGAAGCGCGCGCAGCACCCGACCGCCGTCCATCGGGAAGGCCGGAATCAGATTGAACGCGACGAGAAAGACGTTTACCATCAGCAGGCGCTGAACGAATGGGCCCGTGGCCACACCCAGGTGACCCAGCGGCTCCAGGCCGGTCGTCAACTCCAGCCAAACGAAAAGGAGCCCTGCAATGACGACGTTGACGGCCGGACCGGCCAGCGCGACCCAGAACTCCTGGATCGGGACATCCGGCATCCGCTCGAGCCGCGCGACGCCCCCGATTGGGAGCAGCGTGATGTCGCGGGTCCTGATGCCGTACCGTCTCGCGGTCAGCGCGTGTCCGAACTCGTGTAGCACCACGCAGCCGAACAGCGCCAGGGTGAACCCGCTGCCTGCCAGCGCGGCGGCCACAGTATGTTCAGTTTGCCAGTGGCTCACGGCCACCCAGCCAATAAGGACCAGGAAGGTGACGTGCATATAGACACCAATTCCTGCTACCTCGCCTAGTCGCCACGACCATCGCATCGTCGGTCTCTCCTCTGTCGCGCCGCAACTGCGGCGCGTGTCGCGTGGCGCGAAGTGCTGGCGCCGTCTACAGATACCATGAACGCGCTGCCCTCCGCCTGCGCAATGCAGTGTCCTCGGTGTGGATATCACCGGACGGCGCAAGTCGCGAAGAGGTGGTACAGCACGATGCAGTATAGCGCATTTGACGCCCACAAGCACGACGCGCCGGCATGGGATCATGTCGGCCAACCTTGACAAGTTCCGTCAAAGACAAGACAATTGCGGCAGTCCTCATAAGAAAGGTGTCGGATGGTGCTCTGCCGGTTAGCCTAGTCATTGTCACGCGTTCCTGCTGAACTGGTCTTCGACCAGAGCACCGGCGATCTCTCCGAGAACGTTCCAAACGCCGCCTAACCTGACGGTATTCGCAATGGATCGATTGTCGCTGTCCGAGGACGAAAAGGATCGATTCGCCGGGTCGCTGCTTGGGCACCTCGATGCCCTCTATAGCTTTGCGTGGTGGCTGACGCATCGCCGGGAAGAGATCGACGATCTGGTCCAGGAGACCCTCCTCCGCGCTATGCGGTCCGCCCACCAGTTTCAGTCTGGAACCAATCTGAAGGCATGGCTCTTTAGTATATTGAAGCATGAGTGGTTCCGGCGCGCGGGACTGACCAGGCGGGAGGTTGCAAGCGACTCTTTTTCGGACAACGAAGAGGCTCCGGGCCGGGAGTGGGCGATCGAGATAGACGTCATTCGCTCAGCCCTGCAGAAGGATCTGGGCGAGGCGCTCCGCACGCTCCCTGAAGAGTACCGGAGCGCGGTTCTACTCTTTGATCTGTACGGGTTTTCGCTGAAGGAAACGGCGAAGATCTTGGCCGTTCCCGATGGGACCGTAAAGTCTCGCCTGGCCAGAGGTCGTCAGATGTTGCGTGGTCGGCTGCAGGCATATGACAGAGTGCCGGACAATGATGAGCTGTGAGACGGTACAAGATTCTCTGGATGCGCTGCGGGATGGCAGCCTCGGTCTGCCGGAGGCGGGCGAGGTGCGGGAGCACCTTGCAGCCTGTCGGTCCTGCGCGAGGGAGTGGGAGGTCGCGGAGGCACTCCGGGCGGTTATTCGCGATCGGGCGACCGCGCCGACCGCCCCGGTCGGGTTCCATGTGGCGATGGCACGCCTGTTAGAGCGTCAAGTGGCGCCTAGGGGCTGGTTCGCGAGTCTTCAGGATGCCTTTTGCCGCCAACCCATCGCCGCGATGGCCTTTGCGGCAGCGATGGTGCTGCTCGTCCTGGTGCCGCTAAATCTGCGTATGCTGTCTCAGCGCGAAACGATTCTCCCGCTGGTTGAGGAGTCGGTGAACGAACATATCCGACTTGCGCTTCACGAGACGCCGCC
This DNA window, taken from Candidatus Methylomirabilis tolerans, encodes the following:
- a CDS encoding CusA/CzcA family heavy metal efflux RND transporter; translation: MISRLIEWSATNRFIIGLFTLFAVAWGIWALRHTPLDAIPDLSDVQVIVQTEWAERSPTLVEDQVTYPIVVSLLSAPKVKAVRGFSFFGASFVYIIFQDGTDLYWARTRVLEYMQGVQDRLPDGVTPILGPDATGVGWGFEYALVDETGRHDLAQLRTLNDWYVHHWLLSVPGVAEVARVGGFVKQYQVSIDPATLLGFKLPLERVIEAIRKGNNDTGGRVVEFNGREYMVRGLGYIKSLQDIETIAVGTDERGTPVLVRDIGRVGLGPDIRRGAAELNGEGDVAGGIVVIRYGENALDVIQRIKEKIKTITPSLPEGVKIITTYDRSDLIYRSIATLKEKLIEESLIVSLVIIVFLFHFRSALVVILTLPVAILMSFIAMYYIGVGSNIMSLGGIAIAIGAMIDAAIIMVENAHTRLEEWEKEGRPIDRTRLLIEAAQQVGRPLFFSLLIITVSFLPVFTLQAQEGRLFRPLAYTKTFSMFFAAFLAVTLGPLLMVLLIRGKIQPEEKNPINRFLIWAYQPVVHLALRWKKTVLVTALLAMAATVPIFLKFGSEFMPPLYEGTLLYMPTALPGASITQVSQLIQVQDRIIKHFPEVESVFAKGGRSTSATDPAPLEMIETVINLKPEEAWRKGMTVEKLIDEMDTALQLPGVSNAWTMPIKARTDMLSTGIRTPVGIKVLGPKLETIQSIGLEIETALKNVRGTRNVLAERVAGGYYLDFEIKRDEIARYGLTVADVEDVIETAVGGRAVTTTIEGRERFPVNIRYFRGLRDSMDGLKRVLVSTPMGAQVPITQLVDLKLSTGTTLIRSEAAELVGYVYVDVADRDIGSYVADAQRVVAEQVKLPQGYHLLWSGQFEYMERAKERLKVVIPLTLLIVFVLLYFNTASVTKVFIVLLAVPFSLIGAFWLVYLLGYNLSVAVWVGIIALAGVDAETGVIMLLYLDHAFEKRRDAGRMRTIADLQEAISEGAVRRIRPKMMTVMAILMGLLPIMWSHGAGADVMKRIAAPMIGGVVTSFILELLVYPVIFEVWRGRQLTRTGATQTLHEGER
- a CDS encoding site-2 protease family protein, whose product is MRWSWRLGEVAGIGVYMHVTFLVLIGWVAVSHWQTEHTVAAALAGSGFTLALFGCVVLHEFGHALTARRYGIRTRDITLLPIGGVARLERMPDVPIQEFWVALAGPAVNVVIAGLLFVWLELTTGLEPLGHLGVATGPFVQRLLMVNVFLVAFNLIPAFPMDGGRVLRALLAMRMEYTRATQVAAGLGQGIAVLFGFIGLFSNPFLLFIALFVWIGAGQEASMAQMKSAFGGIPIERAMLTDFRTLSAHDPLARAVELILAGSQQDFPVVEGDRVEGILMRSDLLAALASEGQAVPVAEVMRRDFQLIDSSDMLETAFARLHACDCHTLPVTHDGRLVGLVTMDNLGEFISIQAAIGVKVA
- a CDS encoding RNA polymerase sigma factor, giving the protein MDRLSLSEDEKDRFAGSLLGHLDALYSFAWWLTHRREEIDDLVQETLLRAMRSAHQFQSGTNLKAWLFSILKHEWFRRAGLTRREVASDSFSDNEEAPGREWAIEIDVIRSALQKDLGEALRTLPEEYRSAVLLFDLYGFSLKETAKILAVPDGTVKSRLARGRQMLRGRLQAYDRVPDNDEL
- a CDS encoding zf-HC2 domain-containing protein encodes the protein MMSCETVQDSLDALRDGSLGLPEAGEVREHLAACRSCAREWEVAEALRAVIRDRATAPTAPVGFHVAMARLLERQVAPRGWFASLQDAFCRQPIAAMAFAAAMVLLVLVPLNLRMLSQRETILPLVEESVNEHIRLALHETPPEIPVAELHPLHVRHQRRLELFQSLSFPDDQEYHLAGGQVSYLLNRKVLDVTYYRQANRPITLLVLPSAGIRLPDRRLNVVGYVVYQAVHRGFQTVHWQEGPLIYSLVFGADESDPSPLIEKLHHK